From the Gammaproteobacteria bacterium genome, the window CGGCGGACGAAGCCTTCATCACGCAGGCCCTGCAAGCTGGCGACACCCTGGTGGACGTGGGCGCCAACATTGGCGCCCTGGCTCTGGCTGGTGCCGCGCGGGTGGGGGTGGCGGGGCGGGTCTACGCTATCGAAGCCCATCCCCGCGTGTTTGCTTATTTGCAGGACAATATCACGCTGAACGGATTTAGCCAGATGCGCGTGCTCCATAGCGCGGTGGGGGCGATGCCCGGTGAGCTGGCCTTCAGCGATCAGCGCTCCGATGACCAAAACCGGGTGGAGGAGGGCGGCGCCATCAAGGTGCCGGTGGCCACGCTGGATGCTTTGCTGCGTGATCACGCCGGCCCCATCGCCCTGCTGAAGATCGACGTGGAAGGGTTTGAGCGTTTCGTACTGCAAGGCGCCCGTGAGCTGTTGGCCCGCACCCAGTGTGTGTTTTTTGAATCCTGGGACGAGCACTTTCACCGCTACGGGTATACCACGGCAGACCTGGTCGCCGATCTGCGCGCTCAAGGGTTCACCCTGTTCCGCTTCGCCGGGGACAGCTTCCAGGCCCTGCCACCGCGCTATTGTTCGGCCTACTGCGAAAACCTGGTGGCGGCGCGGGATGTGGACGCGCTGAGTCAGCGCCTGG encodes:
- a CDS encoding FkbM family methyltransferase → GYAVAFFDRYRGNPLLGAAFGALRTVRAQRRPLRFLASRLLWRTGLCRRLVIDMGAYRLRFFPTALSAAYWIDPAERAADEAFITQALQAGDTLVDVGANIGALALAGAARVGVAGRVYAIEAHPRVFAYLQDNITLNGFSQMRVLHSAVGAMPGELAFSDQRSDDQNRVEEGGAIKVPVATLDALLRDHAGPIALLKIDVEGFERFVLQGARELLARTQCVFFESWDEHFHRYGYTTADLVADLRAQGFTLFRFAGDSFQALPPRYCSAYCENLVAARDVDALSQRLAGRYRLVSNGQ